Within Chelatococcus sp. HY11, the genomic segment CATCTGCCCCACGTCGTCCGGCCGCAGAAGCCGTTCCAGTTCCTCCGGCAGGGGCGGCACAGGGCGCTTCATGATGAGGTCCGTCGCGACCTCGCCAGGCATGATGACGCTGGAGCGAATGCCGTTGCCGCACTCTTCCATGTTGAGGGAATGGCTGAGCGTCACCACCGCCTGCTTGGCCGAATTGTATCCGGGACCGCCGAGAAGGACCGGATGCCGGCCGACCCACGACGAGACGATGATCACGAGCCCGTCGCGCCGCGCCCGCATTCCCGGGAGCACGGATTGGATGGCATGCATCGTTCCGTTCAGATTGACATCGATCAGCGTTTTCCAGGTCGCCGGATCGAGCGACGCGAAGCTGCGATTAGGCACATTGACGCCGGCACTGGCAACAAGGATGTCGATACCGCCGCGCTCGGCGATAATTCTGTCGGCAACGCCGCGAACACTGGCCTCATCGGCGACATCGACGACGGCGGCGGCAGCCGCACCACCAGCGGCGACGATGCCATCGACCACGGTCGCGAGGGCTTCCTCACGCCGACCGGAAATGACGACATACGCGCCAGCGGCGGCAAGCGCCCGGGCACCGGCCGCACCGATGCCACTTCCGCCTCCTGTGATCCAGGCAATCTTGCCCGTCAGCCCACCCATAGCCAGCGCTTCCGTTCCCATTGCGATGCGACTAGCCCTTATCGGGCGCCAAATGCGCAATCGCTTGTTACCGCTAACGTTAGCGTTAACACAATCAGCAAAAAGAATGCAAGCCGACTCGCGAAAAATATATTAGCGCTAACGTCGTCGGTCCCGCCGATGCTACGAGAGGTAACGTGGGATAGGAAAAAGCTGGCTTGCGGAAGAGATGGGCTGCGAGAAGCAGGACTGACATCGGCATGGGCGATTGCCATTCGTGCCAGGATCATTGAGGAGAAACTGTCGCCCCATGCCGAGGGACACCGTGCCAAAGAAAACAAGATCTCCGCGCCGCCGCTCCGCCACCTCGGCTGTGACGATGGCGGACGTCGCGGCGGCCGCGGGGGTGTCGACCCAGACGGTGTCCCGTGCGCTCCGCGATTCGTCGAGCGTCAGTGACGAGACGCTGCAGCGGATCCAGGAAGCGGTCCGCAACACGCATTACGTGCAGAACTTCGCGGCGAGTCATCTGGCATCCAACCGCAGCATGACGGTCGCGGCGATCATTCCGGCCATATCCACGTCGATCTTTGCCGAAACGATCCAGGGCCTGTCGGATGTGCTCTTGCCTGAAGGCTACCAAGTCTTCCTTGGCCACACCGACTATGTCGCCCAGCGGGAGGAAGACCTCATCCGCAGCCTGAGCGGCCGGCGCCCGGACGGGTTCTTCATTATTGGCACGCACCACACGCGCGACGCGACCCATATTCTCAAGCGCGCTGGCGTGCCGGTCGTTGAGAGTTGGGGCCTGACATCTCGCCCGGTCGACCTCGTGGTGGGTTTCTCCAACCATGCGGCGATGAAAACGGTGGTGAACCACCTTGCGGATCGAGGCTACCAGCGTCTCACTTTCGCGGGTGTCATGAAGCCCGGCGACCATCGCGCCAAGGACCGCCTCAAGGGCTTTCTCGACGCCCATGGGGAGCGCTTTCCAGGCGTGGAACCACAGGTGACGACTGCCACCAGCAATTCGATGATCATGGCGACGGGCGCGGAGCTACTTGACCTCGTCCGGTCCAATTATCCAAAAACGGATGCCATCGTCTTCACCAGCGACGTCCTCGCCTCAGGCGCGGTGCTGCGTTGCAACGATCTCGGCGTCCAGGTGCCCCAAGACCTCGCGATCACGGGCTTCGGCAATTATGATATCGCCGGGCATCTCCGGCCGAGCTTGACCACGGTGGCTATCGCGAGCCGCAGGATCGGCATGCTTTCGGCCGAACTGCTGCTCGCAAGGATGCAAGACAAGCCGATCACGGAGCGTGTGGTCGATATCGGCTTTCAATTGCTTGTCCGCGATAGTTCGTGACAGTAGCTCGGTGGAGACGTATTGGCGATCGCCCGTCCTAGGCCAGATGAAGATCGTGGTACTCGGCGCTCTGCGTGAAGCCGACCAGCAGGGTCGCGCGATCGATGGCGCCGTCTTCAAGGGCCTCCAGCCAGAAGGCATAGCCATCGACATCCGGAGCACGATCGAAATAGGTGTTGTAGAGCAACTCGACGAAACCGCCGTCGCTGACCTCGCCGTGCTCTGACTGGAATTCGGCGCTCGCCAGGAAGGTGGCTGCGACGTCATCGAGCTGCAGGCCGGACTCGATGCCGACCCTCCAGAAATCAAGGCCCGGCGCATCGGGCAGGCGATCAAGGATAGCGTAGAGCGGTGCGACAGCGGCCGCCACGACATCCGTTCCGGAAACGGCCCCGATGATGGAACCGCCCTTGCCATCGCCCGTGACCGTGAAGATCGGCGCGTCGAGCGGCTCGCCGATCTTGATCGCCGCGACAGCCTCGCCATTGCTGGAGACGAAGATTTCTCCAGAGTTCTGCCCATAGGAGACCTCGATCCCCGCCGTCGCGAGATCGTTGAAACCGAGCGTATCGCCAAAGGTGAAATCGGTGAAGGTGATGCCGTTCATCTGGGCCGTGAGCCCCTGGACGAGATCGTCACCCGGACCGCCGGTGATGCTGTCAAGGCCGCCATTCGGGCGGATGTCGTCGTCATGGATCGTGCCTTGCAGCGTCTCTGTCAGATCCGTCGCGGCGATGAGATAGCGCGCATCCTCGGCAAGCCTAAAAATGGTGATACCGGTGGCGAGGGTGCCTGGCGCGTAATCCGCATAATGCTCGCCGATGGCCTCAAAACCCGGAGCATGGGAATCATTGTCATAGACGAGAATCTGGCCATCAGACCCGACGCCCTTGATCACGGTGGTCGTGTGGCCGCCGCCGGCGGGCCACGCCATGCGGACGATGTCCCCCGGCTTCACAAGCGTCGACCAGTCGAGGACCGGCTCTCCCTCATCACCGCGATAGACCACGCGCCAGAAGCCGCCGTCGGCGTTGTCGCTCGGATCCAGGTTATAGGCGTTATCCGGCAGGGCCGCGCCGACCGAGGCAGCGATTGCCTTGCCGATATTGAAGCAATCATTAGTGTTCGGGATGTTGAAATAGACTTTGGCATAGGCCTTCGCCATCGCGACGATATCATCGGGTGTCGGTGCGCGCCCCGAGATCGGCGGAGGTATCAGGTCCGGATTGACGACGATCGGCTTATAACTGGCGTATTCAATCGCGTTGCCGTTGTCGTCGTAGGCGATCGGCACGAGAATGGTGGCATTCGCACCGATGACGTTGCCGGCTTTCAGCTCCACCGACGACAGCTGATCCGCCGTGACCCTGGTGAGGTTGGCGTCGCCCGACCCGATCGAGGTGCCGTTCACCAGCCACTCGTTCATGCTCGGATTTTTTGGATCCCAGAACGAAAAGCGGTCTTCGACCCATGCTTCCTGACCGGTGTAGTAGATATAGAATTCCTTGTAGCCGCTGAAGTCACTGCCGAAGGCCTGGGTCAGCGCGTCTTCCAGGGTGATCGTCTCGCCGGGCGTGAGGCGCAGCGCGATCGGCAACGTGGGGAAAAGGTCAGGCGCGGCGATTTCCGGCGGCACGACTGTCGACGGGACATAGCCCTCGATCAGCGTGCCGCCGCCTGTGAGCGGGGCGAGTTCGAACTTGCCCGGCCCCGACACGCCCGAGAACGTCATCTCGCCGACGACGACGCCATTCTCCTCGACCTGCAGGATGCCCGTCGTGGAATCGAAATGGAATTCGTTGGCCGTCAATTCGGGAAGATCGATCTTGTTGCCGCTGGAGAAAGCCGCGATCACGGCTTTGAAGCTCGCGAGATCCTGGACAACAAGGGTTCCGTTGTCCTTGAACACGATCTCCTGGGTGGCTGGAACCGCACCGTTGATCGTAACGACCGCGCCATTACCGATGGCAATGCGGCCGGTCCCTTCGATCACCAGGTCCTCGCCAAGAACAAGACGGCCCGCGCCGACCGCCGAAAGCAACTTGTTGTTGACGAAAGTCCCTTCACCAATGATCGAGATCCCCGCGACCTCACCGCTGGTGACGATGCCCGTGCTCGTGAAGCTCGCGCCACCGGCGATATTGACCGTCAATATGCCGCCCTTCGCGTAAGGCGAAAGAGCACCCGCCAATGATACGTCGCCATTGACCTCGAGCCGGGCGAAAGCCGTCTCGCCATAGTTCATGATGACGGTGCCGGCGGCGAAAATGGTCGAATCCGCGGTCAATATCGCGGGAGAACTCCCGTCGGTGGAGCCGAGGACGATGGTCATGTCCTCAAGCGTGATGGCACCGACCTCAGGATTTCCACTCGCAATGACGACCGTGTCACCGGGTTGCGGCAGACCGTTCTCACCGGTCCCCTCAGCCTTCCAGTTCGACTGATCGGACCAGTTACCCGCACCGCCGTTCCAGACCCAGGTCGCCATTGCACTCCCCCTCGGATGCCGCGATCGCCGACCGCTCGGCACAGCCCGCTGCAGGCTTGTCAACTATGAATTTCACCAGTCAATAATACAAGAGATTCGCGATTGAAACCGAACTACTTGAGTAAAAAAGGCCCGGCGTCATGGTTCACGATTAGGCTGATCTCTGCCGTGAGGGGCTTCTACTCGCGCTGACGTCGCGGGGATGATGACTTCGGACCGCAGGCTCATAAGCGTCGGGCTGGCGGAGCATGTTCTTGCTGACAAGCTGGACGCTCGCAAGAACATGCTCCGTATAGACCAGCAAAAAGGAGCTCAGTTGGCCGCGAAGCAGTAGAACAACCCGGCCCCGCCTGTCGTCTTCAAGGCATCCTGGCTGCAGCCACGCGAGGGATGAGAAGAATTCCACGACTTGGCCGGAGGTTCCTCGTTGAGCCCCATGCGATCGTGATGCCCGACCATCGCCGCGCCATCGGCACCG encodes:
- a CDS encoding DUF4214 domain-containing protein; translation: MATWVWNGGAGNWSDQSNWKAEGTGENGLPQPGDTVVIASGNPEVGAITLEDMTIVLGSTDGSSPAILTADSTIFAAGTVIMNYGETAFARLEVNGDVSLAGALSPYAKGGILTVNIAGGASFTSTGIVTSGEVAGISIIGEGTFVNNKLLSAVGAGRLVLGEDLVIEGTGRIAIGNGAVVTINGAVPATQEIVFKDNGTLVVQDLASFKAVIAAFSSGNKIDLPELTANEFHFDSTTGILQVEENGVVVGEMTFSGVSGPGKFELAPLTGGGTLIEGYVPSTVVPPEIAAPDLFPTLPIALRLTPGETITLEDALTQAFGSDFSGYKEFYIYYTGQEAWVEDRFSFWDPKNPSMNEWLVNGTSIGSGDANLTRVTADQLSSVELKAGNVIGANATILVPIAYDDNGNAIEYASYKPIVVNPDLIPPPISGRAPTPDDIVAMAKAYAKVYFNIPNTNDCFNIGKAIAASVGAALPDNAYNLDPSDNADGGFWRVVYRGDEGEPVLDWSTLVKPGDIVRMAWPAGGGHTTTVIKGVGSDGQILVYDNDSHAPGFEAIGEHYADYAPGTLATGITIFRLAEDARYLIAATDLTETLQGTIHDDDIRPNGGLDSITGGPGDDLVQGLTAQMNGITFTDFTFGDTLGFNDLATAGIEVSYGQNSGEIFVSSNGEAVAAIKIGEPLDAPIFTVTGDGKGGSIIGAVSGTDVVAAAVAPLYAILDRLPDAPGLDFWRVGIESGLQLDDVAATFLASAEFQSEHGEVSDGGFVELLYNTYFDRAPDVDGYAFWLEALEDGAIDRATLLVGFTQSAEYHDLHLA
- a CDS encoding SDR family NAD(P)-dependent oxidoreductase; translation: MGGLTGKIAWITGGGSGIGAAGARALAAAGAYVVISGRREEALATVVDGIVAAGGAAAAAVVDVADEASVRGVADRIIAERGGIDILVASAGVNVPNRSFASLDPATWKTLIDVNLNGTMHAIQSVLPGMRARRDGLVIIVSSWVGRHPVLLGGPGYNSAKQAVVTLSHSLNMEECGNGIRSSVIMPGEVATDLIMKRPVPPLPEELERLLRPDDVGQMIRVVAEMPPRVCVNEVLISPTWNRNFIAAN
- a CDS encoding LacI family DNA-binding transcriptional regulator, with product MADVAAAAGVSTQTVSRALRDSSSVSDETLQRIQEAVRNTHYVQNFAASHLASNRSMTVAAIIPAISTSIFAETIQGLSDVLLPEGYQVFLGHTDYVAQREEDLIRSLSGRRPDGFFIIGTHHTRDATHILKRAGVPVVESWGLTSRPVDLVVGFSNHAAMKTVVNHLADRGYQRLTFAGVMKPGDHRAKDRLKGFLDAHGERFPGVEPQVTTATSNSMIMATGAELLDLVRSNYPKTDAIVFTSDVLASGAVLRCNDLGVQVPQDLAITGFGNYDIAGHLRPSLTTVAIASRRIGMLSAELLLARMQDKPITERVVDIGFQLLVRDSS